TGGGTGAAGACCGTCACGGGCGATGCCATCACCGTAGTGTATGACGACGGGCGGGAAAAAACCTACCAGCTCTTCAAGTTCCTGCGAACCAACCAGGGGACCTGCCTCAACCAGCGGCCGGTGGTCCGCAAGGGCCAACGGGTGCGCAAGGGCGATCCCCTGGCCGACTCTTCCTCCACCGACCAGGGCGAGCTGGCCCTGGGGCAGAACCTCCTGGTGGCCTTCATGGCCTGGGAGGGCTACAACTTCGAGGACGCTGTCATCATATCCGAGGCGGTGGTGCGGGAGGACCGCTATACTTCCATCCACATCGAGGAGTACGAGATAGAGGCCCGGGAGACCAAGCTGGGCCCCGAGGAGATCACCGCCGACATCCCCAACGTGGGGGAGGAGGCCCTTAAGGACCTGGACGAGTGGGGGGTGGTGCGCATCGGGGCGGAGGTGCGGGCCGGCGACATCCTGGTGGGCAAGATCACCCCCAAGGGGGAGACGGAGCTTTCGGCGGAGGAGAAGCTGTTGCGGGCCATCTTCGGCGAGAAGGCGCGGGACGTTAAGGACACCTCCCTGCGCATGCCCCACGGCGAATGGGGGAAGGTCATCGCCACCAAGTTCTTCGCCCGCCCCGACCAAGACCACGGCCAGCCTGGCCACCAGTGCCGATGGCCCCCCTACGCCGAGATCACCGAAAACCTGGCCGTGGGCATCAACGCCAAGGTGCGCGTCTACGTGGCCCAGCGTCGGCCCATCACCGTGGGGGACAAGATGGCCGGCCGCCACGGCAACAAAGGGGTCATCGCCAAGATCCTCCCCGTGGAGGACATGCCACACTTGCCCGATGGCACGCCGGTAGACATCATCCTCAACCCCATCGGCGTGCCCAGCCGCATGAACATCGGTCAGGTGCTGGAGACCCACCTGGGATGGGCGGCCAAGAGACTGGGCTTCCGGGCCATCTCCCCCGTCTTCGACGGCTGCAGCCCCAGGGACATCGAGGACATCCTCTGCCGCACTTGGCTGGTGGAGAAGGCCGGCGCCCTTCTGTCCACCCCGGTGGAGGAGCCCAACCCCCTAGGGGAGAACGTGGACTACCCCCGCGCCTGCGCCTGGCTGCGGGAGCAAGGCTATGACCCGGCCAAGGTCTTCTCAGGTCAATACCCGGGGGAGGCCAAGCGGGCGGCCCTGGAGCTGTGGCTAGAGGAACAGGGCCTTTCGGGGGTGCGGGGCCGGCCCATGGAGGAGCTGGAGGACCTGGCAGAGAGGCTGCTCCTGGAGCGGGGGGTGGCCGCCCCCATATACGGCCGCCAGGTCCTCATCGATGGCCGCACTGGCGAGCCCTTCCAGCAGCCCGTCACCGTGGGCTACATCTACATGATGAAGCTCATCCACCTGGTGGAGGACAAGATCCACGCCCGCTCCACCGGCCCCTATTCCCTCATCACCCAGCAGCCCCTTGGCGGCAAGGCCCAGTTCGGCGGACAGAGGTTCGGCGAGATGGAGGTATGGGCCCTGGAGGCCTACGGCGCCGCCCACACCTTGCAGGAGATGCTTACCATCAAGTCCGACGACGTGGTGGGGCGCCAGAAGGCCTATGAGGCCATCCTCAAGGGAGAGGACATCCAGGAGCGCGGGGTCCCGGAGTCCTTCAAGGTCCTCATGCGGGAGCTGCAGAGCCTCTGCTTATCGGTCCAGCCCCTGCGGGAGGAGGAGCCGGTGACCCTGCCCGAGACGGCCACCATCGACCTTCCCAAGCTAGGCATAGACCTGAGGGGATTCGAGAAAGGGGAGGATATCCTTGGCACCTGATAACGGGGAGTTCAACGCCGTCCGCATCTCCTTGGCCTCGCCGGAGCAGATCCGGTCCTGGTCCTACGGCGAGGTGACCAAGCCTGAGACCATCAACTACCGCACCCTGCGGCCCGAGAAGGACGGGCTGTTCGACGAGCGCATCTTCGGGCCCACCAAGGACTTCGAGTGCTATTGCGGCAAGTACAAGCGGGTCCGCTACCGGGGAGTGGTGTGCGACAAGTGTGGGGTGGAGGTGACAAGAGCCCGTGTGCGCCGAGAGCGCATGGGCCATATCGAGCTGGCGGCCCCCGTGGCCCATATATGGTTCGTGCGGGGCACCCCCAGCCGCATAGGCCTCCTCTTGCAGATCTCGCCCCGCAACCTGGAGGGCGTCCTTTACTTTGCCCACCACATCGTCACCAGGGTGGACCCTGAGGCCAAGGAGCGGGCCCTGGCCCGCCTGCGCCAGCAGATGGAGGAGGAGCTGGCTGCCATCGACGCCAAGTACGGCCCCGCCCTGCAGAAATTGCAGGAGCGGCAGGCCGCCGCCTTGGAGGCGCCCCCTGAGGAGCAGGCCTCCCTCCTGGCAGAGGCGGAGAAGGAACAAGAAGCCCTCATGAGCCGCATCGCCGAGGAGAAGGAGAAGGTCCGTCAGCGCTACGAGGAGGAGATAAGCGACCTGGAAGAGCTGACGGACCCCGTGCTAGATGACCATTGCACCTTCCTTAGCGAGGCCAAATACCGCAAGCTCAAGGAGAAGTACGGCGAGGTATTTGAGGCGGGCATGGGAGCGGAGGCCATCCTGGACATCTTGCGCCGCCTGGACCTGGACGCCCTCGCCCAGAGGCTGCGCCAAGAGGCCAACACAGCCAGCGGCCAACGGCGCCGCACAGCCATCAAGCGCCTGGCGCTGGTGGAGGCCTTCCGCAAGAGCGGCAACAAGCCGGAGTGGATGATCATCACCGTCCTCCCCGTCCTGCCACCGGACCTGCGCCCCATGGTGCAGTTGGACGGCGGCCGTTTCGCCACTAGCGACCTCAACGACCTGTATAGGCGGGTCATCAACCGCAACAACCGGCTCAAGCGGCTCCTGGATTTGGGGGCGCCGGACATCATCATCCGCAACGAGAAGCGCATGCTCCAGGAGGCGGTGGACGCCCTCATCGACAATGGCCGCCGGGGCCGGCCCGTTACCACCGGCGCCCACCACCGCCTCAAGAGCCTTTCCGACTTGCTGCGGGGCAAGCAAGGGCGCTTCCGCCAGAACCTGCTGGGCAAACGGGTGGACTACTCCGGCCGCTCGGTCATCGTGGTGGGGCCGGAGCTGAAGCTCCACCAGTGTGGCCTGCCCCGGCGCATGGCCCTGGAGCTCTTCAAACCCTTCGTCATGCGGGGCCTGGTGGAGAAGGGCATCGCCCACAACATCAGGTCGGCCAAGAGGATGGTGGAGAGGGCCCGCCCAGAGGTGTGGGACGTGCTGGAGGAGGTGGTGAAGGAGCGGCCGGTGCTCCTCAACCGTGCCCCCACCCTCCACCGGTTGGGCATCCAGGCCTTTGAACCCGTCCTCATCGACGGCTCGGCCATCCAGCTCCACCCCCTGGTGTGTGCGGCCTTCAACGCCGACTTCGATGGCGACCAGATGGCCGTGCATGTCCCCTTGTCGCGGCGGGCGGTGGCGGAGGCCCGGCAGGTGATGCTGGCCAGCCACAACCTCCTCCTGCCGGCCAATGGCGAGCCTACCGTCACCCCCACCTTGGAGATGGTCCTGGGCATCTACTACATGACCCTCATCAAGCCTGGGGCCAAGGGGGAGTACAAAGAGGGGGCCTTCCCGCCTCAGGGGATATACGCCAGCTTCGATGAGGCCCGCCTGGCCTACGAGCTGGGGGAGCTGGACCTGCAGGCCCGCATCCTGGTGCGGGACCAGCGCACCGGTGGCCGCCTTATCGAGACCAGCGTGGGCCGCATCCTCTTCAACGAGGTGGTCCCTCCCGAGCTAGGCTTCTACAACGACGTGATGGACAAGAAGGCCATCAAGGACCTGGTCGCCGAGTGTTACCGGCGCCTGGGCGAGGAGCGCACCGCCGAGATGGTGGACAAGATGAAGGACATCGGCTTCCGCTTCGCCACCCGCTCAGGCATCACCATCGCCATGAACGACCTGAAGGTACCACCGGAGAAGCAGCAGCTCCTGGCAGAGGCCGACGCCCGCATCGCCGAGATCCAAGAGGAGTACGCCATGGGCCTCATCACTGAGGAGGAGCGCTACCAGCGCTCCGTCCAGGTATGGCGGGAGATAAGCGACCGCACGCAGGAGATCATCGGCAAGCGCCTCTCCGAGTATGGCGGCATATACCTCATGGCCGCATCGGGGGCCAAGGGCAACATCAGCCAGATCACGCAGATGGCTGGCATGCGCGGCCTCATGAGCGACCCTTCAGGGCGCATCATCGAGCTTCCCATCCGCTCCAGCTTCCGCGAGGGGCTGACGGTCCTGGAGTACTTCATATCCACCCACGGTGCCCGCAAGGGCCTGGCCGACACTGCCCTCCGTACCGCCGACTCGGGCTACCTCACCCGCCGCCTGGTGGACGTGGCCCAGGAGGTCATCATCCAGGAGCAGGACTGTGGCACTACCCAGGGCATCTGGCTGGGGGAGCCCTCCCCGGAGCGGGCGGCCATCCAGGGCATGAAGGAGCGCATCACCGGCCGCATGGCCGCCGCCGACGTGGTGGACGCCACCACCGGCGAGGTACTGGTGCGTCGCAACCAAGAGATCGACGAAGATGTGGCCCAACGTATCGTCTCCGCCCCCGCCATCGAGGTGCTGGGTCGGCATATGGCCGGGGCGGAGAAGCAGGTCTACGTCCGCTCCCCCCTCTCTTGCCAGTCCCGCCGTGGCATATGCGCCATGTGCTATGGGCGCAACCTAGCTCGCGGCAAGCCCATACACATAGGCGAGGCCGTGGGCATCATCGCTGCCCAGAGCATCGGCGAGCCTGGCACTCAGCTCACCATGCGTACCTTCCACACCGGCGGCGTGGCCGGGGAGGACATCACCACTGGTCTGCCCCGAGTGGAGGAGCTCTTCGAGGCCCGCGTCCCCAAGGGGGCGGCGGTGATGGCCGAGACCGACGGCTACCTGGAGGTGGAGGACGGGCCCGACTTCCGCCGCCTACGGGTGGTGCACGTGGAGACCTTCCACGACGACTACCCCCTGCCTGAAGGAGCCCAGGTGGAGGTGGCCCCAGGGCAGGAGGTGACCCAGGGCCAAGTCTTGGCACGCCTTCCCCAGCCCACAGGGGAGGAGACGCTCCCCGTCCCCGCCGAGCTGGAGGTGGTGACCCGCACCGCCG
This is a stretch of genomic DNA from Dehalococcoidia bacterium. It encodes these proteins:
- the rpoC gene encoding DNA-directed RNA polymerase subunit beta', with translation MAPDNGEFNAVRISLASPEQIRSWSYGEVTKPETINYRTLRPEKDGLFDERIFGPTKDFECYCGKYKRVRYRGVVCDKCGVEVTRARVRRERMGHIELAAPVAHIWFVRGTPSRIGLLLQISPRNLEGVLYFAHHIVTRVDPEAKERALARLRQQMEEELAAIDAKYGPALQKLQERQAAALEAPPEEQASLLAEAEKEQEALMSRIAEEKEKVRQRYEEEISDLEELTDPVLDDHCTFLSEAKYRKLKEKYGEVFEAGMGAEAILDILRRLDLDALAQRLRQEANTASGQRRRTAIKRLALVEAFRKSGNKPEWMIITVLPVLPPDLRPMVQLDGGRFATSDLNDLYRRVINRNNRLKRLLDLGAPDIIIRNEKRMLQEAVDALIDNGRRGRPVTTGAHHRLKSLSDLLRGKQGRFRQNLLGKRVDYSGRSVIVVGPELKLHQCGLPRRMALELFKPFVMRGLVEKGIAHNIRSAKRMVERARPEVWDVLEEVVKERPVLLNRAPTLHRLGIQAFEPVLIDGSAIQLHPLVCAAFNADFDGDQMAVHVPLSRRAVAEARQVMLASHNLLLPANGEPTVTPTLEMVLGIYYMTLIKPGAKGEYKEGAFPPQGIYASFDEARLAYELGELDLQARILVRDQRTGGRLIETSVGRILFNEVVPPELGFYNDVMDKKAIKDLVAECYRRLGEERTAEMVDKMKDIGFRFATRSGITIAMNDLKVPPEKQQLLAEADARIAEIQEEYAMGLITEEERYQRSVQVWREISDRTQEIIGKRLSEYGGIYLMAASGAKGNISQITQMAGMRGLMSDPSGRIIELPIRSSFREGLTVLEYFISTHGARKGLADTALRTADSGYLTRRLVDVAQEVIIQEQDCGTTQGIWLGEPSPERAAIQGMKERITGRMAAADVVDATTGEVLVRRNQEIDEDVAQRIVSAPAIEVLGRHMAGAEKQVYVRSPLSCQSRRGICAMCYGRNLARGKPIHIGEAVGIIAAQSIGEPGTQLTMRTFHTGGVAGEDITTGLPRVEELFEARVPKGAAVMAETDGYLEVEDGPDFRRLRVVHVETFHDDYPLPEGAQVEVAPGQEVTQGQVLARLPQPTGEETLPVPAELEVVTRTAGTVTHVGPDRIQVSYEEREQREYVVPRTARLKVQPGEYVRAGQPLTEGPLNPQDILRILGPEALQSYLVEEIQKVYSSQGVYIHDKHIEVIIRQMLRRVRIDHPGDTEFLPGELVDRFRFEEENSRVLAEGGEPATAQPVLLGITKAALHTDSFLAAASFQETTRVLTDAAIEGRVDRLLGLKENVIIGRMIPARAPIVVEEEPKPRRALEEAEQRLPSFRLDEMMALPEEEEEEEEG